One Limisphaera ngatamarikiensis genomic window, CGCGCGCAACGTACGACGCCGGATTCGAGTTTGGGTGGATACACCGACCTTGCCCCGGTGGCCGGGGCTTGGGGTGCCGCGCCTGAAGGTGCCGGAACCCGGGGTCGTCACCGCCGTTGAATGCGCGGCCCGGGGTTGGTTTTGGGCTTTTTCGGCCGAAATGCCTTCCTATACTGGGTCGCGTTGTCACAGGGCGGCCGGGCACGCCACAAACGGACCACCGGGCCGCCCACGTTTTCGGGGCGTTCAAGCAGGGTCGGAGACCGTGGCCTGAGGCGCGGTCCTGATCCTCTCGAAAGGGCAAGCCCGGTCAAGAAAGGGACAAACGGGAACATGGACCTGACGTTTGTGTTGACGGGTCTGATCACCCTGGCGGGTGCGGTGGCCGCTGTCTGGTTGCGGAACCTGGTGCATGCGGTTCTGGCGCTGGCGGTTTCTTTTGCCGGGGTGGCAGCGGTGTATTTGCAGCTGGGGGCGGAGTTCCTGGGGTTTGTGCAGATCCTGATTTATGTGGGTGCGGTGGCGATTTTGATTGTGTTTGCGTTGTTGCTGACGCGGGGCGGGGAAGTGCCGGTGGGCGGCGTGCACGCGTCGCGCTGGTGGGTGGGGGCTTTGGTGGCATTGGCCGTGTTGGGCGTCCTGGGATGGTCGGGTTGGGCGGCTGCGGATCGGGGTGGTGTGGGGGACGCCCCCTCCGTGACGGTGGCGGATTTGGGTCGGGACCTTGTGACGCGCTGGGTGTTTCCGTTGCAGGTGCTGGCGGTGTTGTTGACGGCGGCGTTGATGGGTGCCGTGTTGCTGGCGTGGAAAGAGGAGGGGGACGCCCAGGGAGTGGACGCCCCGGGCCCTTCGGGTGAGGAGACCAGGCGATGAGCCAACTGACCGGCTGTTTGTGGTTGAGTGCCGCGCTGTTTGCGACGGGTCTGGCAGCGGTGCTGACCCGGCGGAATGCGGTCGCGGTGTTGATCGGCGTGGAGCTGATGTTGAACGCGGCCAATCTGAATTTTGTGGCGTTTTGGCGGTACGGTGCCGGGGCCGGCGACGGCTCCGGTCTTGTGTTTGCGCTGTTTGCGATCGCAGTGGCGGCGGCCGAGGCGGCCGTGGGTCTGGCCTTGGTGATTGCCGTGTACCGTCACTATCGAACGGCGCACGTGGATGAACTGGATCGGCTGCGGGGATAGAGCAGGAACGGCCCTGA contains:
- a CDS encoding NADH-quinone oxidoreductase subunit J family protein, with product MDLTFVLTGLITLAGAVAAVWLRNLVHAVLALAVSFAGVAAVYLQLGAEFLGFVQILIYVGAVAILIVFALLLTRGGEVPVGGVHASRWWVGALVALAVLGVLGWSGWAAADRGGVGDAPSVTVADLGRDLVTRWVFPLQVLAVLLTAALMGAVLLAWKEEGDAQGVDAPGPSGEETRR
- the nuoK gene encoding NADH-quinone oxidoreductase subunit NuoK, which codes for MSQLTGCLWLSAALFATGLAAVLTRRNAVAVLIGVELMLNAANLNFVAFWRYGAGAGDGSGLVFALFAIAVAAAEAAVGLALVIAVYRHYRTAHVDELDRLRG